The genomic window TGGCTTTGTCGTTGATCGTCTTCTTGAACATAATTACATACCTCAAGATTATGCAGTTCTTAAAATTCTTGATAAAGTAACAGCAAAGACTTTTACGGTTGAAGCTAAAGTCAATAATCCCTTCAAATTTGGATGGATCGAAGTTACCGTTAAAAGCGCAAAAAAAACACCACCCGAAGAAGAACCAGAAGCTGTTGCATTCATTGAAGTTTTTGCACAACAGCCGATGAAAAAGAGCGAACATGTGTTTTCAGGTTTTATTTTTGCTTCTAGCCCTTCTGTTTCAGCCATTGAGCACCCCCGTTATGACATTCGTCTTTTCGATTGCTTAACAGACGAAGATCTCAAAAAACAAGCTGAAGCTGAAGCTAAAAAGAAAGAAGACGAAAAAAAAGCTGAAGAAGATAAAAAAAATGGCAAAGTAGAAAAAAAAGACGCAAAAAATAAAGATTCAAAAGACAAAAAGAAAAAAGATAAAAACACACCTAATAAACAAAAAAACAAAACACCCAATTCTGGATCTACATATAATCCATCATTAAATACTGCGCCTGCACAAACTGCACCTTCACAGCCGCAAGCTGCAGGAACACATGATACTGATTAGAAGCTATTGACATTTCATAAAGCAGTCATGCAACCTATTGAAAATGAACAAAAAACTGTTATTGCGAGTTTCCCACTACCCAAAAGAGGCGGACTTAAAAGGAATGACCAAGTTGCCCGCCACCATTGTTTCCCTGAACAAGCGAGAAGCAAAGCTTCGAGCACGGATTCAGGGTCCAGATCACACTCATGATCGAAGATCATGGCAAAATTAATAAACTCTCGCCATAACATTAAATTAACGATTAATTAATTAAATTTTCATAAAATAAAATTAGTATAAATATAAAACAGGATATTTATGATGAAAATAAGATGCTCACTTTTGCTTTTAACCATATTAACAAAATCTACATTTTTATGCGTACTTCCTACAGACGTAAAAGCTGTAAACAATGTCACAATGCAAGAAGAAAAAGCAGAGTTTACTATGCAAGAAAAGGAAAAAATATTTAACGATGTACAACAAGAAGTTGCTCATTATGGTATTACGCTTAATCATAAACATATCATCAATGATAACGCACTAAGTTTAGCAAATAAGCTATCTCAAAAAACCACTGAAGAACAACAAAACATATTAGCGCAAATAAGTGCATTTACATGGCTAAATAAACTTAATATCTTCCATAATAACCTTACGTCCTTGCCTGAGGCAATCGGAAAGTTAATAAATTTAACAGCTCTTTATCTCGGCGGTAATAACCTTACGTCCTTACCTGAGGCAATCAGAAAGTTAATAAATTTAAGAACTCTTGATCTCGGCGGTAATGAACTTACGTCCTTGCCTGAGGCAATCGAAAAGTTAATAAATTTAAGAGGTTTCAATCTCTTACGTAATCAACTAACTTCTATACCTGCTTCTATCAAAAATATTTCCAACTTAATTGTACTTAATCTTCTAAATAACCCTCACCTCCTCCCCAGAAGTGATAATCCTTTGCAATGGGGAAAAACAGAATTACGAGCACATTTTGGAAATCGTGTGATCTTAGATGAACAATCAATAATTGCTATGCCAGGTTCAACAACTAAAGAATACGTGTATGAAGCTTTAGATAAAAATCCTTTACGCATCAATCGCGATGTTTTTACTGTCAACAAATTACCAGATATTCAAGTTGAGAAGGTGTTTGAAGGCGAAGAAATGCTTCAAACTTTAGAACAAATTGTTACATCCATAAATTTTACTGATGATCAAAAACCTGCCTATCTTTCTTATGAAATGTTAGC from Alphaproteobacteria bacterium includes these protein-coding regions:
- a CDS encoding DUF2155 domain-containing protein, which codes for MMHTQFSFTRKCNKPKIGSSISFTLMTLLFFNISYLNANIVELPNDSLPWLQGNKTTSTQQNTNTSSGNNVQQNAGQDDHSNDRTGKTDPRAKSDLPPDSPEAILIDEPANKHGFVVDRLLEHNYIPQDYAVLKILDKVTAKTFTVEAKVNNPFKFGWIEVTVKSAKKTPPEEEPEAVAFIEVFAQQPMKKSEHVFSGFIFASSPSVSAIEHPRYDIRLFDCLTDEDLKKQAEAEAKKKEDEKKAEEDKKNGKVEKKDAKNKDSKDKKKKDKNTPNKQKNKTPNSGSTYNPSLNTAPAQTAPSQPQAAGTHDTD